One window of Athalia rosae chromosome 2, iyAthRosa1.1, whole genome shotgun sequence genomic DNA carries:
- the LOC105685760 gene encoding uncharacterized protein LOC105685760 isoform X5 yields MELPRLPLDIVVPSVVLSRRGGVTISQKILQTFLARRTSAADETVVTDGKVQNAASVRVISEDAGTAASSGGSHCLANTPSTHRGSTSNSRRLSDADRLLLEALETGKERMRHTGRFLTMHKRRRKRLTTRSLNQDPGILDDIFHGQVQCLLLKSGNWRFNAFALETVTGGRSLPVLCVHLFHWYGLLEYFKLDVVRVWKLFNLIEEGYHSTNPYHNSIHATDVTQAMHCFLQEEKIRKNLSQLEIMASLIGAVTHDLDHPGVNQPFLVATSNHLAALYENTSVLENHHWRSAIGCLLESGVSEQLEPELRPELERHISSLILATDITRQQEFLTRFKRYLDQNLLDMKRGEDRHFILQIALKCADISNPCRPWEISRKWSHKVCEEFFRQGDYERQLNLPVTPLCDRHTTSIPKIQAGFFKFVVTPLYEEWHRFLGTGLSLNLMDYLKGNQTRWEALIQQEAAEETKTEISELEEVDHIVSSDDEGAAEDSGSIDLLIPDAPLSRRPSLPGKICSERVGRRHSVPLSVPKLLPIARTIIRRESLPTEQKKLKTPLVKLEDQRLLGDSSLSLMSSRSSLHDSPATKSTERPVSAENLLPEPSIASITNSAEASRLSTVLQPDQKTSAQTKQLTRQQTFPPLQPYVRMRYMSTTAEMSQCTEALIEGDSQSSSTPSPVKDRLCSDAQCKTPPEIGTLHSSTESSRRSSATLNVARVHKREHDASEMFSVRRRGSAVPDLMRRQDVMLSPDHARRHSVQIPDTLSTIATAKSNQRPCAWTSNLVEPTSEMINVPPSEKLPDFGPKLDLINVQDVVPNPSPSQTDHGSDKYPNQGCHFELTDTTEATDFEIGVLGSATNESSSIKPISMCGSMRRFSIPVLDVAGDESLGNNRRFSAIPVSSEAPQKVFFVGTPPDSPPRVLSSSSDSGSEPRKSVSDLTSDSVSIGTKRDSENWREKGAAKILKLSIEPEMKENVDPRTSDDGKVLSSNRRPSQVWARRRSSAPVGLLSKVDDALMASVAPRGDRYSRRGSVPTDMTRHQSGGSNRSALGAREENLPSPRRASLPQETALESLSDTAFFPTCEEANCPDNNNSSRITDPTVPISGTLSLRRGSVPADISELRRDVYNRNSVNGKARNRKKVLRRRSSGGPEMFTGCTDNMDNGNSVRWKRDMLRRDSIPEPLTKRRGSLPIDMVVISHATGSVPVQRKSSLWRL; encoded by the exons AGAAGAACCTCTGCAGCCGATGAAACAGTAGTAACAGATGGGAAAGTGCAAAATGCAGCGTCCGTACGCGTCATTTCCG AAGACGCTGGAACGGCAGCATCTTCAGGGGGTTCGCATTGTCTGGCTAATACTCCCTCAACACATCGAGGGTCAACTTCAAATTCACGCCGTCTTTCCGATGCGGATAGGCTCCTTCTCGAGGCTCTGGAAaccggaaaagaaagaatgagaCACACCGGAAGATTTCTTACAATGCATAAACGACGACGCAAACGATTGACGACAAGGTCCTTGAACCAGGATCCTGGTATTCTGGACGATATTTTTCACGGACAAGTCCAG TGTCTTTTACTCAAATCTGGGAACTGGAGGTTCAATGCCTTTGCCCTTGAGACTGTGACCGGAG GTCGATCTCTACCAGTTCTATGCGTTCATCTCTTTCACTGGTACGGACTCCTGGAATACTTCAAATTGGATGTTGTCAGAGTTTGGAAGTTATTCA atttAATTGAAGAAGGCTACCACAGTACAAACCCCTACCACAATAGTATACACGCGACCGACGTCACACAGGCTATGCATTGCTTCCTACAAGAAGAAAAG ATAAGAAAAAACTTGAGTCAATTGGAAATAATGGCATCGTTAATCGGAGCAGTGACCCACGACCTTGATCACCCAGGTGTTAATCAGCCATTTTTAGTTGCCACAAGTAATCACTTAGCTGCGCTTTATGAG AATACATCTGTGCTGGAAAATCACCATTGGAGATCGGCTATCGGGTGCCTATTGGAAAGCGGTGTTTCAGAACAGTTGGAACCAGAATTAAGGCCTGAGCTTGAAAGACATATCAGCTCGCTTATTTTGGCAACTGACATCACAAGGCAACAAGAATTTCTGACAAGATTCAAG CGATATCTGGACCAAAATCTTTTGGATATGAAGAGGGGTGAAGATCGTCACTTCATTCTTCAGATAGCTTTGAAATGTGCAGATATTTCAAACCCTTGTCGACCTTGGGAGATATCTCGGAAGTGGTCGCACAAAGTTTGTGAAGAGTTTTTTCGCCAAGGAGATTACGAGCGTCAGTTGAATTTACCAGTTACTCCGCTTTGCGACAGGCACACAACGAGCATACCGAAAATTCAAGCTGgattcttcaaatttgtaGTAACACCGCTGTATGAAGAATGGCACCGATTTTTAGGCACTGGTCTAAGCTTGAATTTAATGGATTACTTGAAGGGTAATCAAACTAGATGGGAGGCTTTAATTCAGCAGGAAGCAGctgaagaaacgaaaactGAAATATCCGAGCTTGAAGAAGTCGACCACATAGTCAGTTCAGATGACGAAGGAGCCGCGGAAGACTCTGGGAGTATTGACTTACTTATTCCAGATGCCCCACTCTCGAGAAGGCCTAGTTTACCAGGAAAAATCTGCTCCGAACGTGTCGGACGAAGGCATTCTGTGCCGCTAAGCGTTCCAAAACTACTGCCAATTGCAAGAACAATCATCAGGAGAGAAAGCTTGCCAACGGAACAAAAGAAGCTCAAAACTCCACTGGTTAAGCTCGAAGATCAACGTCTTCTGGGAGATAGTTCGTTGTCATTAATGTCCTCTAGAAGTAGCTTGCACGATTCACCCGCTACCAAAAGTACGGAACGGCCAGTTAGTGCGGAAAATCTGTTGCCTGAACCCAGTATAGCCAGCATAACAAATAGCGCTGAAGCATCTCGGTTGAGTACTGTTTTACAACCTGATCAAAAAACTTCTGCTCAAACTAAACAGCTTACAAGACAGCAGACATTCCCTCCACTGCAACCCTATGTGAGAATGAGGTACATGTCAACAACTGCGGAAATGTCACAGTGTACCGAGGCCTTGATAGAAGGGGATAGTCAATCAAGCTCAACGCCAAGTCCTGTAAAAGATAGATTGTGTTCCGACGCACAGTGTAAAACACCCCCTGAAATTGGCACACTACATTCAAGTACAGAATCCAGCCGACGGTCAAGTGCTACCTTGAATGTTGCCAGAGTGCATAAGAGGGAACACGATGCATCGGAAATGTTTTCAGTCAGAAGACGAGGATCTGCTGTGCCAGATCTAATGAGAAGACAAGACGTTATGCTGAGTCCAGATCATGCTAGACGACATTCAGTCCAAATCCCAGATACTCTGTCAACAATAGCAACAGCTAAATCAAATCAGAGACCTTGCGCTTGGACGTCAAACCTTGTGGAACCTACATCCGAAATGATAAATGTACCGCCCTCTGAGAAACTGCCAGATTTTGGCCCCAAGTTGGATTTGATAAATGTGCAGGACGTGGTGCCAAACCCTTCACCATCTCAAACGGATCATGGAAGTGATAAATATCCGAATCAAGGGTGCCATTTTGAATTGACTGACACAACAGAAGCGACTGACTTTGAAATCGGTGTGCTCGGTTCTGCAACAAACGAATCAAGCTCTATCAAACCAATATCCATGTGTGGTTCTATGAGACGTTTTTCAATACCAGTGCTCGATGTGGCAGGAGATGAATCTCTGGGTAATAATAGACGATTTAGTGCAATACCGGTGTCATCTGAAGCTCCACAAAAGGTGTTCTTTGTTGGTACTCCTCCTGACTCACCACCCCGTGTTCTTAGTAGCTCTAGCGATAGTGGTAGCGAACCAAGGAAAAGTGTAAGTGATTTGACGAGTGATAGTGTTTCTATAGGCACGAAAAGAGATTCAGAGAAttggagagagaaaggagCTGCCAAAATTCTCAAGCTCAGTATCGAGCcggaaatgaaagagaacGTCGACCCAAGAACCAGCGACGACGGCAAAGTTCTCAGCTCAAACAGACGACCCAGTCAG GTGTGGGCTAGACGGCGTAGTTCGGCTCCAGTTGGTCTTTTATCAAAGGTAGATGACGCTTTAATGGCATCTGTGGCACCACGAGGTGATCGTTATTCCAGGCGAGGTTCTGTCCCAACTGACATGACCAGACACCAAA GTGGGGGTTCAAATAGATCAGCACTGGGTGCAAGAGAAGAGAATCTACCGTCTCCGCGAAGAGCTAGTCTACCGCAAGAGACCGCGTTGGAAAGTCTTTCGGATACGGCTTTCTTCCCAACTT GTGAAGAGGCCAATTGTCCcgacaataataattcttcCCGTATAACAGATCCGACAGTTCCCATCTCCGGGACGCTATCTTTAAGACGCGGTTCAGTTCCAGCTGATATTTCGGAACTACGACGCGACGTCTACAACAGAAATAGTGTTAACGGCAAAGCTAGAAATCGTAAAAAGGTTCTGAGGCGAAGAAGCAGCGGTGGTCCTGAAATGTTTACTGGCTGCACAGACAACATGGATAATGGAAACAGCGTGAGATGGAAAAGGGATATGCTTAGAAGAGATTCTATTCCAGAACCATTGACTAAAAGAAGAGGCTCCTTGCCCATCGATATGGTGGTCATATCACATGCCA CTGGATCAGTACCCGTTCAAAGAAAATCTAGCCTTTGGAGACTTTAG
- the LOC105685760 gene encoding uncharacterized protein LOC105685760 isoform X7: MIPYSTCLCFGGRRDAKKWVIVHGNNHRIITETRRTSAADETVVTDGKVQNAASVRVISDAGTAASSGGSHCLANTPSTHRGSTSNSRRLSDADRLLLEALETGKERMRHTGRFLTMHKRRRKRLTTRSLNQDPGILDDIFHGQVQCLLLKSGNWRFNAFALETVTGGRSLPVLCVHLFHWYGLLEYFKLDVVRVWKLFNLIEEGYHSTNPYHNSIHATDVTQAMHCFLQEEKIRKNLSQLEIMASLIGAVTHDLDHPGVNQPFLVATSNHLAALYENTSVLENHHWRSAIGCLLESGVSEQLEPELRPELERHISSLILATDITRQQEFLTRFKRYLDQNLLDMKRGEDRHFILQIALKCADISNPCRPWEISRKWSHKVCEEFFRQGDYERQLNLPVTPLCDRHTTSIPKIQAGFFKFVVTPLYEEWHRFLGTGLSLNLMDYLKGNQTRWEALIQQEAAEETKTEISELEEVDHIVSSDDEGAAEDSGSIDLLIPDAPLSRRPSLPGKICSERVGRRHSVPLSVPKLLPIARTIIRRESLPTEQKKLKTPLVKLEDQRLLGDSSLSLMSSRSSLHDSPATKSTERPVSAENLLPEPSIASITNSAEASRLSTVLQPDQKTSAQTKQLTRQQTFPPLQPYVRMRYMSTTAEMSQCTEALIEGDSQSSSTPSPVKDRLCSDAQCKTPPEIGTLHSSTESSRRSSATLNVARVHKREHDASEMFSVRRRGSAVPDLMRRQDVMLSPDHARRHSVQIPDTLSTIATAKSNQRPCAWTSNLVEPTSEMINVPPSEKLPDFGPKLDLINVQDVVPNPSPSQTDHGSDKYPNQGCHFELTDTTEATDFEIGVLGSATNESSSIKPISMCGSMRRFSIPVLDVAGDESLGNNRRFSAIPVSSEAPQKVFFVGTPPDSPPRVLSSSSDSGSEPRKSVSDLTSDSVSIGTKRDSENWREKGAAKILKLSIEPEMKENVDPRTSDDGKVLSSNRRPSQVWARRRSSAPVGLLSKVDDALMASVAPRGDRYSRRGSVPTDMTRHQSGGSNRSALGAREENLPSPRRASLPQETALESLSDTAFFPTCEEANCPDNNNSSRITDPTVPISGTLSLRRGSVPADISELRRDVYNRNSVNGKARNRKKVLRRRSSGGPEMFTGCTDNMDNGNSVRWKRDMLRRDSIPEPLTKRRGSLPIDMVVISHATGSVPVQRKSSLWRL, encoded by the exons AGAAGAACCTCTGCAGCCGATGAAACAGTAGTAACAGATGGGAAAGTGCAAAATGCAGCGTCCGTACGCGTCATTTCCG ACGCTGGAACGGCAGCATCTTCAGGGGGTTCGCATTGTCTGGCTAATACTCCCTCAACACATCGAGGGTCAACTTCAAATTCACGCCGTCTTTCCGATGCGGATAGGCTCCTTCTCGAGGCTCTGGAAaccggaaaagaaagaatgagaCACACCGGAAGATTTCTTACAATGCATAAACGACGACGCAAACGATTGACGACAAGGTCCTTGAACCAGGATCCTGGTATTCTGGACGATATTTTTCACGGACAAGTCCAG TGTCTTTTACTCAAATCTGGGAACTGGAGGTTCAATGCCTTTGCCCTTGAGACTGTGACCGGAG GTCGATCTCTACCAGTTCTATGCGTTCATCTCTTTCACTGGTACGGACTCCTGGAATACTTCAAATTGGATGTTGTCAGAGTTTGGAAGTTATTCA atttAATTGAAGAAGGCTACCACAGTACAAACCCCTACCACAATAGTATACACGCGACCGACGTCACACAGGCTATGCATTGCTTCCTACAAGAAGAAAAG ATAAGAAAAAACTTGAGTCAATTGGAAATAATGGCATCGTTAATCGGAGCAGTGACCCACGACCTTGATCACCCAGGTGTTAATCAGCCATTTTTAGTTGCCACAAGTAATCACTTAGCTGCGCTTTATGAG AATACATCTGTGCTGGAAAATCACCATTGGAGATCGGCTATCGGGTGCCTATTGGAAAGCGGTGTTTCAGAACAGTTGGAACCAGAATTAAGGCCTGAGCTTGAAAGACATATCAGCTCGCTTATTTTGGCAACTGACATCACAAGGCAACAAGAATTTCTGACAAGATTCAAG CGATATCTGGACCAAAATCTTTTGGATATGAAGAGGGGTGAAGATCGTCACTTCATTCTTCAGATAGCTTTGAAATGTGCAGATATTTCAAACCCTTGTCGACCTTGGGAGATATCTCGGAAGTGGTCGCACAAAGTTTGTGAAGAGTTTTTTCGCCAAGGAGATTACGAGCGTCAGTTGAATTTACCAGTTACTCCGCTTTGCGACAGGCACACAACGAGCATACCGAAAATTCAAGCTGgattcttcaaatttgtaGTAACACCGCTGTATGAAGAATGGCACCGATTTTTAGGCACTGGTCTAAGCTTGAATTTAATGGATTACTTGAAGGGTAATCAAACTAGATGGGAGGCTTTAATTCAGCAGGAAGCAGctgaagaaacgaaaactGAAATATCCGAGCTTGAAGAAGTCGACCACATAGTCAGTTCAGATGACGAAGGAGCCGCGGAAGACTCTGGGAGTATTGACTTACTTATTCCAGATGCCCCACTCTCGAGAAGGCCTAGTTTACCAGGAAAAATCTGCTCCGAACGTGTCGGACGAAGGCATTCTGTGCCGCTAAGCGTTCCAAAACTACTGCCAATTGCAAGAACAATCATCAGGAGAGAAAGCTTGCCAACGGAACAAAAGAAGCTCAAAACTCCACTGGTTAAGCTCGAAGATCAACGTCTTCTGGGAGATAGTTCGTTGTCATTAATGTCCTCTAGAAGTAGCTTGCACGATTCACCCGCTACCAAAAGTACGGAACGGCCAGTTAGTGCGGAAAATCTGTTGCCTGAACCCAGTATAGCCAGCATAACAAATAGCGCTGAAGCATCTCGGTTGAGTACTGTTTTACAACCTGATCAAAAAACTTCTGCTCAAACTAAACAGCTTACAAGACAGCAGACATTCCCTCCACTGCAACCCTATGTGAGAATGAGGTACATGTCAACAACTGCGGAAATGTCACAGTGTACCGAGGCCTTGATAGAAGGGGATAGTCAATCAAGCTCAACGCCAAGTCCTGTAAAAGATAGATTGTGTTCCGACGCACAGTGTAAAACACCCCCTGAAATTGGCACACTACATTCAAGTACAGAATCCAGCCGACGGTCAAGTGCTACCTTGAATGTTGCCAGAGTGCATAAGAGGGAACACGATGCATCGGAAATGTTTTCAGTCAGAAGACGAGGATCTGCTGTGCCAGATCTAATGAGAAGACAAGACGTTATGCTGAGTCCAGATCATGCTAGACGACATTCAGTCCAAATCCCAGATACTCTGTCAACAATAGCAACAGCTAAATCAAATCAGAGACCTTGCGCTTGGACGTCAAACCTTGTGGAACCTACATCCGAAATGATAAATGTACCGCCCTCTGAGAAACTGCCAGATTTTGGCCCCAAGTTGGATTTGATAAATGTGCAGGACGTGGTGCCAAACCCTTCACCATCTCAAACGGATCATGGAAGTGATAAATATCCGAATCAAGGGTGCCATTTTGAATTGACTGACACAACAGAAGCGACTGACTTTGAAATCGGTGTGCTCGGTTCTGCAACAAACGAATCAAGCTCTATCAAACCAATATCCATGTGTGGTTCTATGAGACGTTTTTCAATACCAGTGCTCGATGTGGCAGGAGATGAATCTCTGGGTAATAATAGACGATTTAGTGCAATACCGGTGTCATCTGAAGCTCCACAAAAGGTGTTCTTTGTTGGTACTCCTCCTGACTCACCACCCCGTGTTCTTAGTAGCTCTAGCGATAGTGGTAGCGAACCAAGGAAAAGTGTAAGTGATTTGACGAGTGATAGTGTTTCTATAGGCACGAAAAGAGATTCAGAGAAttggagagagaaaggagCTGCCAAAATTCTCAAGCTCAGTATCGAGCcggaaatgaaagagaacGTCGACCCAAGAACCAGCGACGACGGCAAAGTTCTCAGCTCAAACAGACGACCCAGTCAG GTGTGGGCTAGACGGCGTAGTTCGGCTCCAGTTGGTCTTTTATCAAAGGTAGATGACGCTTTAATGGCATCTGTGGCACCACGAGGTGATCGTTATTCCAGGCGAGGTTCTGTCCCAACTGACATGACCAGACACCAAA GTGGGGGTTCAAATAGATCAGCACTGGGTGCAAGAGAAGAGAATCTACCGTCTCCGCGAAGAGCTAGTCTACCGCAAGAGACCGCGTTGGAAAGTCTTTCGGATACGGCTTTCTTCCCAACTT GTGAAGAGGCCAATTGTCCcgacaataataattcttcCCGTATAACAGATCCGACAGTTCCCATCTCCGGGACGCTATCTTTAAGACGCGGTTCAGTTCCAGCTGATATTTCGGAACTACGACGCGACGTCTACAACAGAAATAGTGTTAACGGCAAAGCTAGAAATCGTAAAAAGGTTCTGAGGCGAAGAAGCAGCGGTGGTCCTGAAATGTTTACTGGCTGCACAGACAACATGGATAATGGAAACAGCGTGAGATGGAAAAGGGATATGCTTAGAAGAGATTCTATTCCAGAACCATTGACTAAAAGAAGAGGCTCCTTGCCCATCGATATGGTGGTCATATCACATGCCA CTGGATCAGTACCCGTTCAAAGAAAATCTAGCCTTTGGAGACTTTAG
- the LOC105685760 gene encoding uncharacterized protein LOC105685760 isoform X4, whose translation MKVFFSRGFCSAACGAAAASHFKRNMELPRLPLDIVVPSVVLSRRGGVTISQKILQTFLARRTSAADETVVTDGKVQNAASVRVISDAGTAASSGGSHCLANTPSTHRGSTSNSRRLSDADRLLLEALETGKERMRHTGRFLTMHKRRRKRLTTRSLNQDPGILDDIFHGQVQCLLLKSGNWRFNAFALETVTGGRSLPVLCVHLFHWYGLLEYFKLDVVRVWKLFNLIEEGYHSTNPYHNSIHATDVTQAMHCFLQEEKIRKNLSQLEIMASLIGAVTHDLDHPGVNQPFLVATSNHLAALYENTSVLENHHWRSAIGCLLESGVSEQLEPELRPELERHISSLILATDITRQQEFLTRFKRYLDQNLLDMKRGEDRHFILQIALKCADISNPCRPWEISRKWSHKVCEEFFRQGDYERQLNLPVTPLCDRHTTSIPKIQAGFFKFVVTPLYEEWHRFLGTGLSLNLMDYLKGNQTRWEALIQQEAAEETKTEISELEEVDHIVSSDDEGAAEDSGSIDLLIPDAPLSRRPSLPGKICSERVGRRHSVPLSVPKLLPIARTIIRRESLPTEQKKLKTPLVKLEDQRLLGDSSLSLMSSRSSLHDSPATKSTERPVSAENLLPEPSIASITNSAEASRLSTVLQPDQKTSAQTKQLTRQQTFPPLQPYVRMRYMSTTAEMSQCTEALIEGDSQSSSTPSPVKDRLCSDAQCKTPPEIGTLHSSTESSRRSSATLNVARVHKREHDASEMFSVRRRGSAVPDLMRRQDVMLSPDHARRHSVQIPDTLSTIATAKSNQRPCAWTSNLVEPTSEMINVPPSEKLPDFGPKLDLINVQDVVPNPSPSQTDHGSDKYPNQGCHFELTDTTEATDFEIGVLGSATNESSSIKPISMCGSMRRFSIPVLDVAGDESLGNNRRFSAIPVSSEAPQKVFFVGTPPDSPPRVLSSSSDSGSEPRKSVSDLTSDSVSIGTKRDSENWREKGAAKILKLSIEPEMKENVDPRTSDDGKVLSSNRRPSQVWARRRSSAPVGLLSKVDDALMASVAPRGDRYSRRGSVPTDMTRHQSGGSNRSALGAREENLPSPRRASLPQETALESLSDTAFFPTCEEANCPDNNNSSRITDPTVPISGTLSLRRGSVPADISELRRDVYNRNSVNGKARNRKKVLRRRSSGGPEMFTGCTDNMDNGNSVRWKRDMLRRDSIPEPLTKRRGSLPIDMVVISHATGSVPVQRKSSLWRL comes from the exons AGAAGAACCTCTGCAGCCGATGAAACAGTAGTAACAGATGGGAAAGTGCAAAATGCAGCGTCCGTACGCGTCATTTCCG ACGCTGGAACGGCAGCATCTTCAGGGGGTTCGCATTGTCTGGCTAATACTCCCTCAACACATCGAGGGTCAACTTCAAATTCACGCCGTCTTTCCGATGCGGATAGGCTCCTTCTCGAGGCTCTGGAAaccggaaaagaaagaatgagaCACACCGGAAGATTTCTTACAATGCATAAACGACGACGCAAACGATTGACGACAAGGTCCTTGAACCAGGATCCTGGTATTCTGGACGATATTTTTCACGGACAAGTCCAG TGTCTTTTACTCAAATCTGGGAACTGGAGGTTCAATGCCTTTGCCCTTGAGACTGTGACCGGAG GTCGATCTCTACCAGTTCTATGCGTTCATCTCTTTCACTGGTACGGACTCCTGGAATACTTCAAATTGGATGTTGTCAGAGTTTGGAAGTTATTCA atttAATTGAAGAAGGCTACCACAGTACAAACCCCTACCACAATAGTATACACGCGACCGACGTCACACAGGCTATGCATTGCTTCCTACAAGAAGAAAAG ATAAGAAAAAACTTGAGTCAATTGGAAATAATGGCATCGTTAATCGGAGCAGTGACCCACGACCTTGATCACCCAGGTGTTAATCAGCCATTTTTAGTTGCCACAAGTAATCACTTAGCTGCGCTTTATGAG AATACATCTGTGCTGGAAAATCACCATTGGAGATCGGCTATCGGGTGCCTATTGGAAAGCGGTGTTTCAGAACAGTTGGAACCAGAATTAAGGCCTGAGCTTGAAAGACATATCAGCTCGCTTATTTTGGCAACTGACATCACAAGGCAACAAGAATTTCTGACAAGATTCAAG CGATATCTGGACCAAAATCTTTTGGATATGAAGAGGGGTGAAGATCGTCACTTCATTCTTCAGATAGCTTTGAAATGTGCAGATATTTCAAACCCTTGTCGACCTTGGGAGATATCTCGGAAGTGGTCGCACAAAGTTTGTGAAGAGTTTTTTCGCCAAGGAGATTACGAGCGTCAGTTGAATTTACCAGTTACTCCGCTTTGCGACAGGCACACAACGAGCATACCGAAAATTCAAGCTGgattcttcaaatttgtaGTAACACCGCTGTATGAAGAATGGCACCGATTTTTAGGCACTGGTCTAAGCTTGAATTTAATGGATTACTTGAAGGGTAATCAAACTAGATGGGAGGCTTTAATTCAGCAGGAAGCAGctgaagaaacgaaaactGAAATATCCGAGCTTGAAGAAGTCGACCACATAGTCAGTTCAGATGACGAAGGAGCCGCGGAAGACTCTGGGAGTATTGACTTACTTATTCCAGATGCCCCACTCTCGAGAAGGCCTAGTTTACCAGGAAAAATCTGCTCCGAACGTGTCGGACGAAGGCATTCTGTGCCGCTAAGCGTTCCAAAACTACTGCCAATTGCAAGAACAATCATCAGGAGAGAAAGCTTGCCAACGGAACAAAAGAAGCTCAAAACTCCACTGGTTAAGCTCGAAGATCAACGTCTTCTGGGAGATAGTTCGTTGTCATTAATGTCCTCTAGAAGTAGCTTGCACGATTCACCCGCTACCAAAAGTACGGAACGGCCAGTTAGTGCGGAAAATCTGTTGCCTGAACCCAGTATAGCCAGCATAACAAATAGCGCTGAAGCATCTCGGTTGAGTACTGTTTTACAACCTGATCAAAAAACTTCTGCTCAAACTAAACAGCTTACAAGACAGCAGACATTCCCTCCACTGCAACCCTATGTGAGAATGAGGTACATGTCAACAACTGCGGAAATGTCACAGTGTACCGAGGCCTTGATAGAAGGGGATAGTCAATCAAGCTCAACGCCAAGTCCTGTAAAAGATAGATTGTGTTCCGACGCACAGTGTAAAACACCCCCTGAAATTGGCACACTACATTCAAGTACAGAATCCAGCCGACGGTCAAGTGCTACCTTGAATGTTGCCAGAGTGCATAAGAGGGAACACGATGCATCGGAAATGTTTTCAGTCAGAAGACGAGGATCTGCTGTGCCAGATCTAATGAGAAGACAAGACGTTATGCTGAGTCCAGATCATGCTAGACGACATTCAGTCCAAATCCCAGATACTCTGTCAACAATAGCAACAGCTAAATCAAATCAGAGACCTTGCGCTTGGACGTCAAACCTTGTGGAACCTACATCCGAAATGATAAATGTACCGCCCTCTGAGAAACTGCCAGATTTTGGCCCCAAGTTGGATTTGATAAATGTGCAGGACGTGGTGCCAAACCCTTCACCATCTCAAACGGATCATGGAAGTGATAAATATCCGAATCAAGGGTGCCATTTTGAATTGACTGACACAACAGAAGCGACTGACTTTGAAATCGGTGTGCTCGGTTCTGCAACAAACGAATCAAGCTCTATCAAACCAATATCCATGTGTGGTTCTATGAGACGTTTTTCAATACCAGTGCTCGATGTGGCAGGAGATGAATCTCTGGGTAATAATAGACGATTTAGTGCAATACCGGTGTCATCTGAAGCTCCACAAAAGGTGTTCTTTGTTGGTACTCCTCCTGACTCACCACCCCGTGTTCTTAGTAGCTCTAGCGATAGTGGTAGCGAACCAAGGAAAAGTGTAAGTGATTTGACGAGTGATAGTGTTTCTATAGGCACGAAAAGAGATTCAGAGAAttggagagagaaaggagCTGCCAAAATTCTCAAGCTCAGTATCGAGCcggaaatgaaagagaacGTCGACCCAAGAACCAGCGACGACGGCAAAGTTCTCAGCTCAAACAGACGACCCAGTCAG GTGTGGGCTAGACGGCGTAGTTCGGCTCCAGTTGGTCTTTTATCAAAGGTAGATGACGCTTTAATGGCATCTGTGGCACCACGAGGTGATCGTTATTCCAGGCGAGGTTCTGTCCCAACTGACATGACCAGACACCAAA GTGGGGGTTCAAATAGATCAGCACTGGGTGCAAGAGAAGAGAATCTACCGTCTCCGCGAAGAGCTAGTCTACCGCAAGAGACCGCGTTGGAAAGTCTTTCGGATACGGCTTTCTTCCCAACTT GTGAAGAGGCCAATTGTCCcgacaataataattcttcCCGTATAACAGATCCGACAGTTCCCATCTCCGGGACGCTATCTTTAAGACGCGGTTCAGTTCCAGCTGATATTTCGGAACTACGACGCGACGTCTACAACAGAAATAGTGTTAACGGCAAAGCTAGAAATCGTAAAAAGGTTCTGAGGCGAAGAAGCAGCGGTGGTCCTGAAATGTTTACTGGCTGCACAGACAACATGGATAATGGAAACAGCGTGAGATGGAAAAGGGATATGCTTAGAAGAGATTCTATTCCAGAACCATTGACTAAAAGAAGAGGCTCCTTGCCCATCGATATGGTGGTCATATCACATGCCA CTGGATCAGTACCCGTTCAAAGAAAATCTAGCCTTTGGAGACTTTAG